A stretch of the Bacillus licheniformis DSM 13 = ATCC 14580 genome encodes the following:
- a CDS encoding class I SAM-dependent methyltransferase: MFEQWLGKQLRSPRGILSKWVASYMENGNHDINEWTINLMDICPHERILEIGTGSGAALYRIAEMLEGGKACGIDASKSMVKQGMRRIRHVKEEGKAELKLGHAEQIPYPDRSFHKVFSVHTIYFWTDFKQALKEIYRVLQVDGTLFLAVHLEGQMKKSKKTKGFSLYSEEQIKQLLEESHFRDITVHMNKNYCCISAVKS, encoded by the coding sequence GTGTTTGAACAATGGCTTGGAAAACAATTGCGGAGCCCGAGAGGCATTTTGTCGAAATGGGTCGCGTCATATATGGAAAACGGGAATCATGATATAAACGAATGGACCATCAACTTGATGGATATCTGTCCGCATGAGCGCATCCTTGAAATCGGAACGGGAAGCGGAGCGGCACTTTATCGGATTGCGGAGATGCTTGAGGGCGGCAAGGCCTGCGGCATAGACGCATCAAAAAGCATGGTCAAGCAGGGAATGCGGCGAATCCGTCATGTGAAAGAAGAAGGAAAAGCCGAATTAAAGCTTGGCCATGCCGAACAAATTCCTTATCCGGATCGTTCTTTTCATAAAGTATTTTCAGTCCACACCATTTATTTTTGGACGGATTTCAAACAGGCATTAAAAGAAATTTACCGTGTTTTACAGGTTGACGGCACGCTGTTTCTCGCTGTGCATCTGGAAGGGCAAATGAAAAAATCGAAAAAAACAAAAGGCTTTTCCTTATACTCAGAAGAGCAAATCAAGCAACTGCTTGAGGAAAGCCATTTCAGAGACATCACGGTACATATGAACAAAAATTACTGCTGCATTTCTGCGGTAAAATCATGA